DNA sequence from the Actinomycetota bacterium genome:
TCTCAAACGGGAGGGCGGTCTCCGCCATCCGCGTCAGGTCGGCAAGAAGCCGCTCCTCGATGAGCACGGGCCGCATCGGGTCTACTGGATCCGGCCGACTTGGTCGAACGGCGGCTCCCCCTCGAGCGCGGCGTACACATCTGTGATGTCGTCAGGCAACATGCGCCGTCCAGATAGCGCGTCAACAGCGGACTGGGCGAGCAAGGCAGCACACGCCAACACGGCAGCCGGGGGGGCATTGTTCACGGGGGCGGAGCACCCAATCGCCGGTTCGATCAGCTCCTCCTCAGAGCCCGGGGGAATCATCCGATAGCCCTGATTCCCCGCGCGATAGGCAAGTGCCACGTCGCCAGCCATGCCTTGCCGTTGGACTCGACCGATGGCACCACCTCGGAACAGTCCACCTGAGACCAGGGGCTTGCCTACGAGTGCAGCCACCGCAGCGATCGAGCCCGTGGCGGCCTCGCTGCCCGTCGCATCGACAACGAGGTCGACGTCGCTGATGAGTTCTCGAATACGGGAGGGCCTCCGGGGCTGTTCAAGAACTGTGTCGACATCGGCCCAGGGCGCATGCTCGCCGACACGGACCTTGACAGCGTGGGCCTTCGGGATTCCCACGGCGTTGTGGCCGACCACGTGGCGCACGACATTGCCGGGGAGAATCTGGTCAGAGTCGACAAGCCTAAGGCGGCCTACGCCGCTGGAAGCGAGGCAGACCGCGGCATGACCGCCGAGTGCCCCGACTCCGAATATGGCCACCGACTTTTCCCGCAGGGTTGCCGCGTCATGCCCTGCTCTTAGCATCAGCGACCTCTCGTCGTTCGGCCCATCCTGCAACACCGTCGCCTCCACCGAGGTACCGCTGCCGGACAAAGCGAGCACGAGCGAGTGCTGAACCTGGTCCCGGTCCCAGCGGAGCATCACGAGGTCGACGGAGCCACTGCACTCGAGGACGTCCGTCTCCCGGCGCTTCGCCATGGCGCGATCGAGGCCGCGGCGCTGTGCTCGATTGAGGCTGGCGCTTGTCTCGACAAGGTTCCGCGGCGGTACTCCAACAGTTCCGAGGTGGAACCACAGCCCCTTAAGAGCATTGCCTGGACCCGTACTGGGAGAAAGCTCGACATGGAAGGGATGCCGGATGGTTCCGTAGAACGGTCCCCGCGATCCAGCGTGGTCTGTGTGCCACTTGGAAAGGTCGTAGGTGGCGACAGCTGGATGCTTCTTTGTGAAATTCAGGTACGCGTCCCGAGCGAGGCCACGCTCGTCCCACCCGGTCCTGGCCTTCTCACACCACTGCTCCATCCGGTTGAAGAAGCCAGGCAGGGTCAGCCACGCCCCGGACGCGTCGCTCTCCTGCCACAGGCAGACGTACCCGTGCTCAGTCAGGTGGTTCGTGTGCAGCCCGTCCACGAACACCACCGGAGACACGAACGGCCAACCGTCACGTAGGACGATCCTCATGTGGGTTGCGCTGGTGAGGCCCTCGAAGGCCGGGTGGATCGGACCCTTCCATACAGTCGCCTCCGACCCCGGCTCAGGTTCGAAGCCAGCGGCTACAAGGCTCGAGGTGAACGCCTCCAGCGACGGCTGTTCGAGGGTCTCGATCCCGCTCACGCGAACTTGCGAGCCTCGTTCGTACCGAGTCCGGCGATCGAGGCGATGGCGCTGATCGGGAATCCTCCGGCGTCGCAACCTGGCGGCAGTGGAAAGACCTGGCCTCGCTCGTTCTCGCCCAGGATCTCCCGCCACTTGGTCGCGGCGGCGCACTTCTCAACAGCGACTGCCTCCTCCGCGAGCGTCGCCAGCCTGGCGAATTCGTCCCGCGCATTCGCCCACACGTCGTCGGCAAGGGCCGGCGCCACCGGTGTGCCCATGGCAGGGTCGAGCAGCGGGATGTAGGGCGCTGTCCCGAACCGGTTCGCGACCGCGCGGAGTGTGGCAGCGAACAGCGGATCCCACTC
Encoded proteins:
- a CDS encoding ThiF family adenylyltransferase is translated as MSGIETLEQPSLEAFTSSLVAAGFEPEPGSEATVWKGPIHPAFEGLTSATHMRIVLRDGWPFVSPVVFVDGLHTNHLTEHGYVCLWQESDASGAWLTLPGFFNRMEQWCEKARTGWDERGLARDAYLNFTKKHPAVATYDLSKWHTDHAGSRGPFYGTIRHPFHVELSPSTGPGNALKGLWFHLGTVGVPPRNLVETSASLNRAQRRGLDRAMAKRRETDVLECSGSVDLVMLRWDRDQVQHSLVLALSGSGTSVEATVLQDGPNDERSLMLRAGHDAATLREKSVAIFGVGALGGHAAVCLASSGVGRLRLVDSDQILPGNVVRHVVGHNAVGIPKAHAVKVRVGEHAPWADVDTVLEQPRRPSRIRELISDVDLVVDATGSEAATGSIAAVAALVGKPLVSGGLFRGGAIGRVQRQGMAGDVALAYRAGNQGYRMIPPGSEEELIEPAIGCSAPVNNAPPAAVLACAALLAQSAVDALSGRRMLPDDITDVYAALEGEPPFDQVGRIQ